Genomic segment of Psychrobacter sanguinis:
TACGTTTTCGTATTAATATGGAATAAAGGATAACTTACAATGAGAACAAGATTCAGAGATTTTATTACCATTGATAGTATTCTCGATGAAGTTGAAAGAGTACGTAACTTGGCTTTAGATGAGCATGATTACCAAACTGCTTTGAATTGCACCTTGAGTAAGGCTAAGCTGATGGGTGTGGGTAGCGAAATTCAGCAGCAAGAAAAACGTCACAGGGACTCTCTATAATACTCCCGGAAAACTAGACCAAAAAATTGTAGCAAATAAGATAGAATATCCTTTAGAAAAAGAGGTCTATCTAATGACAAAAGTACGTAAGCGTCACAATGCTGAATTTAAAAGCAAAGTCGCCGTTGAAGCCATCAAAGAACACAAGACCCTCAACGAGTTAACCGCAGAATATGGGGTTCATGCAACCCAAATCAGCAACTGGAAAAAGCAGGCTTTGGCAGTTACCCCTACTGCATTCAATACCAAACAGCAAGCCAACGAACAAGCCCAGCAAGCTATTATCGATGAACTACATAGGCAGCTAGGGCAAGTTATAAGCGAAAGAGACTGGCTTAAAAAAAAGTCCTCACAGCTACCCTGAGCACTCGTAAACAACTGCTAGAACCTGATAACAAGGATTTTAGTGTTCGTAAGCAATGTGAATTACTCAGTATCAACCGCTCAAGTTTGTACTATCAGCCAAAGCCCATCAGCGAGCTTGATATTACGCTGATGAACTTGCTTGACGAACAGTACACCAAGACCCCATTTTATGGGGTTAAACGCATGACAGCGTATTTGAGGCAACTAGGCTATCAAGTGGGAGAAAAGCGAGTTAGGCGCTTACTACGGCAAATGGGGCTAGATGCCATTTATCAGCATCCTAACACGAGTAAGCCTAACTCTGAACATCAAGTTTACCCGTATTTGCTTAGGCATGTACCGATTAGCCGTTGTAATCAAGTGTGGAGTACTGATATCACCTATATTCGCCTAGCCAAGGGCTTCGTGTATTTGATGGCGGTGATAGATTGGTACAGTCGTTATGTTCTAGACTGGTCGCTATCTACCACGCTTGAGGCGGATTTCTGCGTGGATACGGTGAGCAGCTTACTGCACAATGGGTTGCGCTGTGAGATTTTTAATACGGATCAAGGCTCTCAGTTTACCAGCCCAAGATTTACCAGACCGCTCATTGAGCAGGGTATTGCCATCAGTATGGATGGTCGCGGTAGGGCACTGGATAATATCTTTGTGGAAAGGCTTTGGCGGTCAGTGAAGTATGAATGCGTGTATTTGCGACAGTTTGAGACAGTCAGTCAGGCAAGAGCAGGTTTGAAAGAGTATTTCGAGTTTTACAATCATGAGCATTTACATCAGTCGCTCGATTACCATACTCCTGCACAGGTTTATCTGGCTAACAATAGTTCGGATAATGAATCGTTTTATCAACCCAATTCTATCTTAATTTTATGATAATTTGGTCTAGACATTGGGGAGTACCTTACTCTAAGTCACATGCTAGACTAGTTTTGCAATTTGAATATTTATTGATAACAAGGTAAATAAACTATTTTAAAAATGCTGCGACTGACCTTTTACAAAAAATTGTTGGGATAAATGCTGATGTTGAATGGTACTAAAAAATCATAACCTTTCTATACCAAGGCTTATATAGAATGGCTTGTTTAGTTACTTCCATTGCTGTCAAGCACTAAAAAGACCTGCCATACTAATACGGCAGGTTTTTTTTCATGCCTAACTCTTTAATCTAACTACTATTTTATTAATTCTCATTTTCTTGTTTACTCTATATTAATCAAAAAACTAAGAGATATTTTAGTAAATTACGGTATATTCGTTGGTATAGATATTGGTATTGAATATACCGTACCAACTTTCTGTTCCTTTACTTAAATTTTAAAAGCTTTTATTAACTTCAATGAACACTGTGCTATCGTTTCTTTCATACAGAGGCAAGTTACTATCTATGTTTTTAAATTCATAATTAATTTTTGGAGAAAACCCATTCCAAACTAAGTCTTTATGACCTATTGATGTGCTTAATTGATACTCTTCGTCCTTTCTTTTCGTATTGTACAAATAGTTGTTATCTAAAAAGTCCCTTTCAGAGTAGCGAAGGTTTGTTCTTACAATAAATTTATCTCCTGAAAATACCGTGCCTGCTCTGAGACCTTTCTTATCTGAAGATTCAGACTTATCCTCAAGTCTGTCATAGATTGCATCTGCCCCCACATAAAGTAGCCATTTTAATTTGGGTTGGTAAAAGAGAAGCAAAGAAGCTGCATTTAGATGTCCATCGTAGTTTTTAGCTAAATCATCTTCAGTATAGTTCTTTTGGATATGTGAATAGCTTCCTGACACTTGAAGTTGATTAGATAACTTGCGATTATACGACAGCACACCACCGTAATTTGTACTGTAATCTTCTCCACCCAAAAAGTTCTTATCAACAAGTGCTGTAACTCCTAACGTCTGTTTAATATCTTTAAAGCGATAACCTAGGCTCGCATTTGGAGTAATCTCACTATAATCTGAATTGTCCCAATAATGAACACCTGATAGTTCTGCATCCGCTACTAAGTAGTGGTTACCAAATATATTTTTATCCATACTACTACTTAAACCATAACGAATACCGTGGGCCTTTTGTGGCAGGGAGTCTTCACTTCTAACGAACACCGCATCACCAAGAACAAGTTCTTTTAAATCAGAAGCTTGATTGACGTTATCCGTTTTTTCATAACTAAAGTTAACATCGTAATTCCACTGCTGTGATTTTTTTATATCTTGTAAAACTTTACTTACAATTATCTGCATCTGAGGTGATAAATATGGTTCAACAACCTCTAAATGACTTTTAGACTCATTAAACTGCTTATTTTCATATAACATCATTGCTAGATCAAAACGAGGATAATACAAGTTTGGTTGTTGCTGTATTATGCTTTCATACAGCTTAATAGCCTCAGCCTGGCGACCATCATGCCTGTAAAGAGCTCCTAATCCATAATTGTATAAAATAGGATCCATACTTGGTGTGTCTTTATATTGCTCTAGTAAAGTTGTCAGCTTATCCCAGTTCTTGCTGATAATCGCAAAATTCACTTGTGATTCTAAGTCTTGAGTTTGTGGAGGCACAACAATTTGAATTGAATCTTTTTTTGAATGATCAAGCAGTAATTCTGGCTTTATCTGAGGCTCTTCATCAAAAAAAATCGTTTGTGCTAAAGGCACTTCCTGAGCATGTGTCACCGTTGCTACTACAAAATAGATGATGACATGATATTTTTTATTCATAGAGATACCAATATGAAAAAAGCCGTCTGAAATACATGAGTATATTTTCAGACGACTTTTAGAGTAGTTAAATTAGAGCTGAGGCTTACTTGATAATTTCGCCACGCGTACCACCAAAGCCAATAGTATCTTTACCATTAAACTCTACTTTACCTGCAACCTCCTCAGCTTCCTTACCATAGAAACCTAACGAGTAACTTCCATTTCTATATGACTGTTTGGCCGATGAAGATATTCCAGAACCTGAGATAGTTCCTTCATTTAGCTCAACTACGTCACCTAGGCCAGTAATTGTTCCATAGCCTGTACGACTATCAAAATCGACATTATAACTTAAAGAACCTTCCATAATTTTGGCATCAAAGAAATCATGTTTGTAAGTCCCATTAAAAGCTTTTCCTCTATATAGTGCTATTCCTGTGCTTGGAATTGCTTCAGGTTTAGTCTCATAACCTTTAGCAATAATAGACGCCTGTCTGTTATCGGTGATGATTGTGCCATTCTGATTGTTATAGCTTAAATTACCTGAGTAATTTCCAAGAATTACAGAGTAATTTTGGTTATAAACAACTGTTTGAATTCTATCCTCTTGAGTAAAAGCATTTCTTGTACTACTGGCCGATGCACGTGTTTTTGCTGTAATAGTTTCAATAGGATAGTTACTATTTGATACACCTTTAGCTGATTCAACATCTGCTAAAAATTTATTATGCGCATTCTCAGCAACGATAACATCTAACGCATTTTTAGCTTCTTCTGCACTGGCCTCTTTATTGGCCTCAGCATAAGCTGTCGCTTGCTCCTCACTTAAGCCTGCTTGTTTTGCTTTCGCTACTAAAGCCACACGATTCGCTTCAATTTTCTCTAAACGCTGAGCCTCTGCGATGTCAGCTAAAATTTTGTTTAGAGCACTTTCAGCATCTTTTGTACTGGCTTCTTTGTTAGCTTGAGCATAAGCGTTTGCTTGAGCATCTGTTAAACCTGCTTTTTTAGCTTTTGCTACTAAGGCTACGCGGTTCGCCTCGATCTTCTCTAAACGCTGAGCCTCTGCGATGTCAGCTAAAATTTTGTTTAGAGCACTTTCAGCATCTTCTGTACTGGCTTCTTTGTTAGCTTGAGCATAAGCATTTGCTTGAGCCTCTGTTAAACCTGCCTTTTTAGCTTTTGCTACTAATGCTACACGATTCGCTTCGATCTTCTCTAAACGCTCTGCCTCAATATCCGCTAGAATTTTATTTAAAGCACTTTCAGCGTCTGTAGCATTAGCTTCTTTGTTGGCTTGAGCATAAGCGTTTGCTTGAGCCTCTGTTAAACCTGCTTTTTTCGCTTTCGCTACTAATGCAATACGGTTTGCTTCAATCTTCTCTAAACGCTGCGCCTCTGCAATATCCGCTAGAATTTTATTTAAAGCACTTTCAGCGTCTGTAGCATTAGCTTCTTTGTTGGCTTGAGCATAAGCGTTTGCTTGAGCCTCTGTTAAACCTGCTTTTTTCGCTTTCGCTACTAATGCAATACGGTTTGCTTCAATCTTCTCTAAACGCTGCGCTTCTGCAATATCAGCTACTATTTTGTTTAGAGCACTTTCAGCATCTTTTCCACTGGCTTCTTTGTTAGCCTCTGCATAAGCGTTTGCTTGAGCATCTGTTAAACCCGCTTTTTTCGCTTTCGCTACTAAAGCCACACGATTTGCTTCGATTTTTTCTAAACGTTGCGCTTCTGCAATGTCAGATAAAATTTTATTTAGAGAGTTTTCAGCATCTTTTGCACTGGCTTCTTTGTTAGCCTCTGCATAAGCATTTGCTTGAGCATCTGTTAAACCCGCTTTTTTCGCTTTCGCTACTAAAGCCACACGATTTGCTTCGATTTTTTCTAAACGTTGCGCTTCTGCAATGTCAGATAAAATTTTATTTAGAGAGTTTTCAGCATCTTTTGCACTGGCTTCTTTGTTAGCCTCTGCATAAGCATTTGCTTGAGCCTCTGTTAAGCCTGCTTTTTTTGCTTTTGCTACTAAAGCTACACGATTAGCTTCGATTTTTTGCGCCTGTTGTTCTGGAGTTATGATTGGAGAGCTACCCCCAAATGATGAGCTTGAACCACCACTACTGCATGCAACAGCACCTAATCCCAATACAACTACAAAACTAAGTTTCGATAAATTCACTAGGGACATTTTTCTCTCCGTAATAATCAAAATACCCTTTATTTTTTGTTAAAATCATTATTTTTTACTTAACAGGCTTAATGTTTTTTATTTCAGCTTGTTACTATAATATTACAATACTGTTATTATTTAGACAATATGCTCAGTCTCTTATATTTAAAAAATCTTTAACAAATATAAAGATAATAAAGTTAGTATTGCTTGCGAAGCACTTAAATAACAGATAGCTACCTTCGATATCCTTTAATGCATAAATAAATAACCCACTCACTGCGAGTGGGTTATTTGGTTATATATGGTTAAATAAACCTATTAATTAGATGATTTATTGTCAACTTTACCCGTGTCGGTAACTGCTATAATAGTCTTCAATAGCAAATATATTTAATATGCTCTATATCTTTGGAATTAATTTTTAGAACAGGCTGGCAGTCGATGATTGTCTTGCCTGCTTTTTTTCATCTTATTATTTAGTGAGTTTTTATGTCAAAAAACATAACCATAGAAAATCCTGCCATTGATACCGCCACCTTATTAATCAAATGTAAAGATCAAGCAGGCATCGTCCAAGCCGTTTCTGAATTCATTCATCGCTATGGTGCCAATATCATTACCTTGGACCAATACTCAACCGCTCATGAAGGTGGTCAGTATTTCATGCGTTTAGAGTTCGCTTTGGCAGGACTTAGTGAAATTATTGAAAACTTTGAAGCCAGTTTCTCGCACACAGTGGCCAAGCGTTATGAGATGGAATGGCGATTACATGACAATGCAATTAAAACCAAGGTGGGTATCTTAGTCTCAAAATTTGACCATGCCCTACTCGACCTTCTATGGCGCCACCAGCGCGGTTTATTAGACTGTGATATAACCTGCGTGGTAAGTAACCACAATGATTTGCGCCAAGCAGTAAAAAACTTTGGTATTCCTTTTCATCATGTACAAGTTACCAAAGAAAATAAAGCCGAAGCTGAAGAACAAATTCATCAGATAATGGAAGGTAATGATTTATTGGTCTTGGCCCGTTACATGCAGATTTTATCGTCTGATTTTGTCAATCGTTGGCCGATGAAGATTATTAACATTCATCATTCATTCTTACCTGCTTTCGTAGGTGCAGACCCCTATCGCCAAGCGTTTGATAAAGGTGTCAAATTAATTGGTGCGACCGCCCATTACGTCACTGCGGACTTAGACCAAGGCCCTATCATTGAGCAAGATGTACACCGTGTGACTCATCGTCAAGGCGTAACTGAACTGCGTGCCATTGGCCGTGATGTAGAGCGTAATGTATTGGCACGTGCGGTAAACTGGCATGTGCAAAACCGTGTCATTGTGGCAGGCAATAAAACTGTGGTTTTTAGTTAGCTCTAGCTATTCGCCCATATAGCTTATGATGTGAATCAGCTTTATGTCTAAGCAATAGCCTATAAAAAAGCCCGTAAATCAAAATGATTTATGGGCTTTTTATGTATAAACTTTTATTAGCTTACGGCTTAAACTTAACGAACTGCATTGCCCCAAGTAGGCACAACCATCTTCATTAATGGTTTTAACAGTTTTACGTTACAAGCAAAGATAGAGCCTGTTTGCATCGCGTTATGA
This window contains:
- a CDS encoding porin family protein gives rise to the protein MNKKYHVIIYFVVATVTHAQEVPLAQTIFFDEEPQIKPELLLDHSKKDSIQIVVPPQTQDLESQVNFAIISKNWDKLTTLLEQYKDTPSMDPILYNYGLGALYRHDGRQAEAIKLYESIIQQQPNLYYPRFDLAMMLYENKQFNESKSHLEVVEPYLSPQMQIIVSKVLQDIKKSQQWNYDVNFSYEKTDNVNQASDLKELVLGDAVFVRSEDSLPQKAHGIRYGLSSSMDKNIFGNHYLVADAELSGVHYWDNSDYSEITPNASLGYRFKDIKQTLGVTALVDKNFLGGEDYSTNYGGVLSYNRKLSNQLQVSGSYSHIQKNYTEDDLAKNYDGHLNAASLLLFYQPKLKWLLYVGADAIYDRLEDKSESSDKKGLRAGTVFSGDKFIVRTNLRYSERDFLDNNYLYNTKRKDEEYQLSTSIGHKDLVWNGFSPKINYEFKNIDSNLPLYERNDSTVFIEVNKSF
- the purU gene encoding formyltetrahydrofolate deformylase; translation: MENPAIDTATLLIKCKDQAGIVQAVSEFIHRYGANIITLDQYSTAHEGGQYFMRLEFALAGLSEIIENFEASFSHTVAKRYEMEWRLHDNAIKTKVGILVSKFDHALLDLLWRHQRGLLDCDITCVVSNHNDLRQAVKNFGIPFHHVQVTKENKAEAEEQIHQIMEGNDLLVLARYMQILSSDFVNRWPMKIINIHHSFLPAFVGADPYRQAFDKGVKLIGATAHYVTADLDQGPIIEQDVHRVTHRQGVTELRAIGRDVERNVLARAVNWHVQNRVIVAGNKTVVFS
- a CDS encoding IS3-like element ISPpy1 family transposase (programmed frameshift), whose product is MTKVRKRHNAEFKSKVAVEAIKEHKTLNELTAEYGVHATQISNWKKQALAVTPTAFNTKQQANEQAQQAIIDELHRQLGQVISERDWLKKKFLTATLSTRKQLLEPDNKDFSVRKQCELLSINRSSLYYQPKPISELDITLMNLLDEQYTKTPFYGVKRMTAYLRQLGYQVGEKRVRRLLRQMGLDAIYQHPNTSKPNSEHQVYPYLLRHVPISRCNQVWSTDITYIRLAKGFVYLMAVIDWYSRYVLDWSLSTTLEADFCVDTVSSLLHNGLRCEIFNTDQGSQFTSPRFTRPLIEQGIAISMDGRGRALDNIFVERLWRSVKYECVYLRQFETVSQARAGLKEYFEFYNHEHLHQSLDYHTPAQVYLANNSSDNESFYQPNSILIL
- a CDS encoding Slam-dependent surface lipoprotein → MSLVNLSKLSFVVVLGLGAVACSSGGSSSSFGGSSPIITPEQQAQKIEANRVALVAKAKKAGLTEAQANAYAEANKEASAKDAENSLNKILSDIAEAQRLEKIEANRVALVAKAKKAGLTDAQANAYAEANKEASAKDAENSLNKILSDIAEAQRLEKIEANRVALVAKAKKAGLTDAQANAYAEANKEASGKDAESALNKIVADIAEAQRLEKIEANRIALVAKAKKAGLTEAQANAYAQANKEANATDAESALNKILADIAEAQRLEKIEANRIALVAKAKKAGLTEAQANAYAQANKEANATDAESALNKILADIEAERLEKIEANRVALVAKAKKAGLTEAQANAYAQANKEASTEDAESALNKILADIAEAQRLEKIEANRVALVAKAKKAGLTDAQANAYAQANKEASTKDAESALNKILADIAEAQRLEKIEANRVALVAKAKQAGLSEEQATAYAEANKEASAEEAKNALDVIVAENAHNKFLADVESAKGVSNSNYPIETITAKTRASASSTRNAFTQEDRIQTVVYNQNYSVILGNYSGNLSYNNQNGTIITDNRQASIIAKGYETKPEAIPSTGIALYRGKAFNGTYKHDFFDAKIMEGSLSYNVDFDSRTGYGTITGLGDVVELNEGTISGSGISSSAKQSYRNGSYSLGFYGKEAEEVAGKVEFNGKDTIGFGGTRGEIIK